The genomic window CGGGCAGCAAGTGGCTTTAGAATTTGCCGCCGAAGCGGTTTTATTTGTAGCTGTTGATTTAAGTCTTACTTCGATTCAAGCGGCGCAGCAATTAGGTCATATTGCCGTTCAAGGGGATGCTACTTTAGATGAAACTTTAATTAAAGTAGGGATTGAAAGGGCAGTGGGTTTAGTGGCGGCTTTGCCATCGGATGCGGAAAATTTATATACTGTGCTGTCGGCAAAAACTTTAAATCCCAATATCCGCGCGATCGCGCGAGCAAGTAACCGAGAAGCGTTGCAGAAGCTGCAACGGGCGGGAGCTGATGCCGTAGTCTCCCCCTATATCACGGGCGGCAAAAGGATGGCGGCGGCGGCGCTCAGACCCCAGGTAATGGATTTTGTAGATGGTATCCTGACTGGGGGCGATCGGGAGTTGTATATGGAAGAATATCGTCTCGATCCGGCGGTTTGTCCTTGTATTGGTCAGTCGTTAAAGGAAGCCAGGTTACGCAGTCAATCGGGGGCTTTGGTGTTGGCGATTCGGCGCGTTGATGGTAGTCTAATCGGTGGCCCGACGGCGGAAACAATTTTGATGGCGGGAGACTTACTAATTTGCATGGGTACGGGGGAACAGTTGCGGCAAATTAATCAAATCTTAGGCCCGATTCGCTATCGCGTTCCGCGTCCGCCTAAGCAGGGAACAAACAATTAGTCTAATTTCAAAGCATTAACTGGTACTTCGTCCCAAGTTGCTACTGTGCGCATATTCGCTACCCATCCGGCGGATTTTTGGCTGTCGGTTAAGTTATGACCAAAAGATTCGTGACAATCAATAGCTTGGGCTTCGTCGCGGCAAGCAATGCAAGCATGAATCATCCCCGATGGATCGATTTGTTCGTTTACCCAAATAGTCAAGGCTATTACCTCCTATAAAAAAATTGATAATTTATTTAATGATTCGCCTGTAACTCGGCAAATTCTCCAGTCTGGTAGGACTTCTGCGCCCATACGCTCGTAAAAAGTAATCGCATCACTATTCCAATCTAAAACGCTCCACTCCAATCGTCCATAGCCGCGCTCTACAGTTAGTTTGGCTAAATAACCTAAAATCTCTTTCCCAATTCCCTGACGGCGGTATTTAGGTAAAACAAATAGGTCTTCTAAATATATTCCTGGTTGCGTGAGAAATGTTGAGTAATTAGGAAAAAACAAGGCAAATCCGGCAGTTTCGCCGTCATATTCCGCAATTATTGCCTCAACGTAAGGATGAGAACCAAATAAATGTTCCTGCAAAGCTTCTACACTGCCTGTAACGGCATGAGCTAACTTTTCGTACTCTGCTAGGGCTTGGATTAAACCAAACAGTTTCCCTACGTCATCCAGTGCGGCTGGACGTAATTTTAAGTTTATTTCCATACATACATCTACGGCTGCTTTTAGATTTTAGCCATACTTTCGCCCTAGAATCAGAATTATTTTAAACTAGCCAACCTTTTAAGCGTTTGGCTATTTGGGGTCGTCGTAATTTTCGCATCGCTTTACTTTGAATTTGCCTGACTCGTTCGCGGGAAAGATTGAACAAACAGCCAACTTCTTCCAACGTACAAGGTTCGCTAGTCGTTAAACCATAACGTAAGGAAATCACGTCT from Synechocystis sp. PCC 7509 includes these protein-coding regions:
- a CDS encoding potassium channel family protein; the protein is MYSTFEQKYRRIQKELLAGAIALGGVFIIGTLWYWLVEGWTWEDAAYMTVITLATVGFGEINPLGNRGRLFTISLILMGVVTIGYIVNRFTEALIQGYFQEGLRVRQQRRAMESLTGHYIICGCGRTGQQVALEFAAEAVLFVAVDLSLTSIQAAQQLGHIAVQGDATLDETLIKVGIERAVGLVAALPSDAENLYTVLSAKTLNPNIRAIARASNREALQKLQRAGADAVVSPYITGGKRMAAAALRPQVMDFVDGILTGGDRELYMEEYRLDPAVCPCIGQSLKEARLRSQSGALVLAIRRVDGSLIGGPTAETILMAGDLLICMGTGEQLRQINQILGPIRYRVPRPPKQGTNN
- a CDS encoding GNAT family N-acetyltransferase, with protein sequence MEINLKLRPAALDDVGKLFGLIQALAEYEKLAHAVTGSVEALQEHLFGSHPYVEAIIAEYDGETAGFALFFPNYSTFLTQPGIYLEDLFVLPKYRRQGIGKEILGYLAKLTVERGYGRLEWSVLDWNSDAITFYERMGAEVLPDWRICRVTGESLNKLSIFL